The following is a genomic window from Candidatus Methylomirabilota bacterium.
GATCAGCCGGCCGCGGGCCGCGAGGGCCAGGAGCCACACCGGGATGGCGAGATACGCGAGCGCACCGCGCGGATCGAACACCGTCGCCGTCGCCGCCAGCGCGAGCAGAGCGACGACGACCAGCATGGCGCCGGCCGGGTTCCACGCGGGCCTACTTGCCGCCCCCGCCCAGCCCAGCGCCGTGCCGAGCAAGACGCCGTGGCCGGCCGTGAACGCGGCGACCCGGAGCGCAGCGGCGGGGAACCAGCCGCAGGCGGCGAGCACAGCACAGGCCGCCAGACCCGCTCCCAGGATCACAACAAGCGCCGCGGGCGCGCCGGGGAGCCACCGACCCCGCGGGGGTCGATGAGACGACTCAAGCGCCCACACGATCCTGGCTGAGGCGGATGAAGGCGGTGACGACGCGCTCGTCGAGCGTGCGGCCGACCTCGGCGACGAGGAGGCCGATCGCCTCCGGCTGACTGAGCGCGGCGCGGTAGGGACGATCGGACGTGAGCGCGTCGTACACGTCGGCGACGGCGACGATGCGGGCGCCCAACGGGATGGCCTCTCCGCCGAGCCCGTCCGGATAGCCGCTGCCGTCGTACCGCTCGTGGTGGTGGCGGATCGTGAGGCTGGCGCTGCCCAGGAACTCGAAGGGCGCGACGATCTGGGCGCCGATCACCGGGTGGCGGCGCATGGCCGCCCACTCGTCGGCATCGAGCGGCCCCCGCTTGCCCAGAATCGACTCGGGCACGCCGATCTTGCCGATGTCGTGCAGCAGCCCCGCCTGCGCGATCGTCTCGACGTCGTCGGGGGCCAGCCCCAGGGCTCCGGCGAGCCGGTGGCTCCACGCCCCCACCCGCTCCGAATGGCCGCGCGTGTACGGGTCTTTCGCCTCCAGCGCATTCGCCAGGCCCAGCAGCGACTGGCAGATGGCGCGCTGCATGCGCTGGTACAGCTGACGGACGTCCTCGGCATAGCGCAGCGTCTGCGCATAGGCCGCGTTGAGCCGCCGGTAGGCCAGAGCCAGGTCGTCGCTGGACCTGGAGGCTAGTCGCGCACCCATAGTGTCGCGTTGGGCAGCAGCGCCTCCACGAGCGAGATCAGGCGCACGGGGGAGAATGGCTTCGTCAGATATTGGTCGGCGCCGGCGGCGAGGCCAGCCGCCACGTCCTCGCGCTGCGCGGCGGCGGTCAGCATCACGATCCGGGTCTCGGCCAGTCTCTGATCCCGTCGCAGACGGCGACAGACCTCGAGGCCGCTGAGATCGGGGAGGTTGACGTCGAGGAGGATCAGCTCGGGGCGCGCCTCCGCCGCGACGGCGAGCGCCGTGGCGCCATCGGCCGCCTCGAGCACCCGGACACGGTCGTCCTCCAGCGTGACGCGGACTAGCTCGACGATGTTCGGCTCGTCATCGACGATCAGGACGTTCGGCATGCCCCGGCCAAGGCGCAAGGATCATGCCGGGGACGCGGCGACGGAGCGGCGCGCGGTTAGCGTTCAGGACGAGGCGCGGCTGCTGTCGGCACTGGGCACCGTGCCCAGTTTTCTGGGCAGCAGTCGAGGCTACTGGGTGCGGCTGGCCACCTGCAGGCGCGTGAGCGCGCGCGACAGCGCCGCCGCCGCCCGCGCGTAATCCACTTCCTCCTCCGTCCGCCCACTGAGACGCCGCTCGGCCCGCTCGCGCGCCCGCTCGGCGCGCGCGCGATCGATCTCCTCCGGACGCTCGGCGCTGTCGGCGAGGACGATCACCTTGTCGTTGCGAACTTCGGCGAAGCCGCCGGCGACGGCCAGGTGATACTCCTCCCTGCCCTTGCGGTAGGTCAGCTCACCGACCCCGAGCGTCGTGAGAAACGGCGCGTGGCCGGGCAGCACGCCGAAGTAGCCCTCGATGCCCGGCGCCACCACCTCGTCGACGACCCCGGAGACGACCAGACGAGTGGGTGTGGCGATCTCCAGCGTGAGGCCCTCGGCCACTCAGGCGACCTCGCGGAGCTTCTTGGCCTTGTCGATCGCCTCGTCGATGTCGCCCACCATGTAGAAGGCCTGCTCGGGCAGCTCGTCGTGCTTGCCCCCCACGATCTCCTTGAAGGACTTCACGGTGTCGGCGAGCTTCACGTAGCGGCCGGGCTGGCCGGTGAAGGCCTCGGCCACGAAGAACGGCTGCGAGAGGAAGCGCTGGATCTTGCGGGCGCGGGCCACGATGAGCTTGTCCTCGTCGCTCAGCTCCTCCATGCCCAGGATGGCGATGATGTCCTGGAGGTCGCGGTACCGCTGCAAGATCGACTGCACCGCCCGCGCCGTCTGGTAGTGCTCCTCACCGAGGATCGCAGGGTCGAGGATCCGCGAGGTCGAGGCGAGCGGGTCGACTGCCGGGTAAATGCCCAGCTCGGTGAGCGATCGGCTCAGCACGGTCGTCGCATCGAGGTGGGCGAACGCCGTGGCCGGCGCCGGGTCGGTGATGTCGTCGGCCGGGACGTAGATGGCCTGCACGGAGGTGATGGAGCCCTTCTTGGTGGAGGTGATTCGCTCCTGGAGCGCGCCCATCTCGGTGGCCAGCGTCGGCTGGTAGCCGACGGCCGAGGGCATGCGGCCAAGGAGCGCCGACACTTCGGATCCCGCCTGGGTGAATCTGAAGATGTTGTCGATGAACAGCAGGACGTCCTGCCCTTCTTCGTCTCTGAAGTACTCGGCGGCGGTCAGCCCCGTGAGGCCCACCCGAAGCCTGGCGCCGGGGGGCTCGGTCATCTGGCCGAAGATGAGCGCCGTCTTGCCGAGCACGCCCGAGTCCTTGAAGTCCTGGTACAGATCGTTGCCCTCGCGCGTGCGCTCGCCCACGCCGGCGAAGACCGAAATCCCGCCGTGCTGCTTGGCGATGTTATTGATCAACTCCATGATCAGGACCGTCTTCCCGACCCCTGCTCCTCCGAACAATCCTGTCTTCCCGCCCTTCGTATACGGCTCCAGCAGGTCCACCACCTTGATGCCGGTCTCGAACATCTCGACCTTCGTGGACTGCTGCTCGAAGTCCGGCGCCGGGCGGTGGATGGGATAGTGCTTCTTGGCCTGGATGGCCGGCCCCTTGTCCACCGGCTCGCCGATAATGTTGAGGATGCGGCCGAGCGTCTCCTTGCCGA
Proteins encoded in this region:
- a CDS encoding HD-GYP domain-containing protein, whose amino-acid sequence is MGARLASRSSDDLALAYRRLNAAYAQTLRYAEDVRQLYQRMQRAICQSLLGLANALEAKDPYTRGHSERVGAWSHRLAGALGLAPDDVETIAQAGLLHDIGKIGVPESILGKRGPLDADEWAAMRRHPVIGAQIVAPFEFLGSASLTIRHHHERYDGSGYPDGLGGEAIPLGARIVAVADVYDALTSDRPYRAALSQPEAIGLLVAEVGRTLDERVVTAFIRLSQDRVGA
- a CDS encoding response regulator, whose product is MPNVLIVDDEPNIVELVRVTLEDDRVRVLEAADGATALAVAAEARPELILLDVNLPDLSGLEVCRRLRRDQRLAETRIVMLTAAAQREDVAAGLAAGADQYLTKPFSPVRLISLVEALLPNATLWVRD
- the atpD gene encoding F0F1 ATP synthase subunit beta, which encodes MSEGKIVQVIGPVVDVEFEPGRLPAIYNALEVEGVENKDIFSYSQKLVLEVAQHLGESTVRTVAMASTDGLTRGRAVKDTGGPITIPVGKETLGRILNIIGEPVDKGPAIQAKKHYPIHRPAPDFEQQSTKVEMFETGIKVVDLLEPYTKGGKTGLFGGAGVGKTVLIMELINNIAKQHGGISVFAGVGERTREGNDLYQDFKDSGVLGKTALIFGQMTEPPGARLRVGLTGLTAAEYFRDEEGQDVLLFIDNIFRFTQAGSEVSALLGRMPSAVGYQPTLATEMGALQERITSTKKGSITSVQAIYVPADDITDPAPATAFAHLDATTVLSRSLTELGIYPAVDPLASTSRILDPAILGEEHYQTARAVQSILQRYRDLQDIIAILGMEELSDEDKLIVARARKIQRFLSQPFFVAEAFTGQPGRYVKLADTVKSFKEIVGGKHDELPEQAFYMVGDIDEAIDKAKKLREVA
- a CDS encoding F0F1 ATP synthase subunit epsilon encodes the protein MAEGLTLEIATPTRLVVSGVVDEVVAPGIEGYFGVLPGHAPFLTTLGVGELTYRKGREEYHLAVAGGFAEVRNDKVIVLADSAERPEEIDRARAERARERAERRLSGRTEEEVDYARAAAALSRALTRLQVASRTQ